One Ezakiella massiliensis genomic window, CGCCCATACCACTGGCAATAAATACCATATCAGCACCACTTAATTCAGCAATGATTTCATCTTTGTTTTCCATTGCTGCTTGAGCGCCGATGCTTGGGTTAGCTCCTGCACCAAGTCCCTTTGTAATCTTGTCTCCAATTTGAACTCTTGTTTCAGCCTTGCTTGATTGAAGGGCTTGACGGTCTGTATTTAATGCAATAAATTCAACGCCCTTAACTCCACATTCAATCATTCTGTTTACTGCGTTGTTTCCGCCTCCGCCAACACCTATAACTTTAATCTTGGCAAATTTGTCAACGTCCATTTCAAAATCGATCATAACTTTCCCCCTAAAAATTTCTTGTATATATTATACCACAAAATTCTAATTAATGCTATTTTTAATTAAAATTCTTCTAATTTCTGCAAAATTATTAAAAATTCTGCTACCAAAAACCACAATTGTTGCATAATACATTGGCACTCCTACTTTTTGTCCAAAGTAAGTAAGCACAACTGCAATTATTGTATTGCCTATAAAGCCCGACAAAAATATTTTGTTTTCAAATTTGTCTTGCAAGCTAGCATTAATTCCTCCAAAAACCGAATCCATCGATGCAAGTATAATAACTGATACATAAAGCGTGTATGCAGTATTATAAGTGTATGGCAAAATCACACCAATCATTACACCAACTATTAAACCCAAAATAACAATTAACACTATCTCACCTTCTTTGGAATCAATATCTCATCCGATTTTTTTATCTCAACTTTTATGCTGTAAACCTCTTCCAACAACTTTAAATAGCCGTTTGTATCATATAAACCCGCATATAACTTTTCTGCATCACCTATAGCCCTTATCACAAATGGAACTGCCTTTGGCACTCCGTCAATTCTAACAACGGGGCCGCCGCACTTTACATCTGTAGTCTCTATTACCCTAATATCATTAATGGAAATCGCCTCGGCACCATTTGACCTCAAATCGTTAATTATATTAATGATATCAATATCGTGCACGATTCCAAAATTTGTATTTTGAAATACACTATCCTTGCTATCTTCTAAAATAATCTCAAGACCCTGGCCAGTCAAATCCGTTTTGCAGGCCAGCTCTTGATACTTATCTCTCTCATGCTTTAAATGGTCTTCCATAACTTCTGGAGACTGAAGACTTTTTAGGCTCAAGACTTTTTCATTTAAATCACTAATTATTTCCTTGTTCACCCTTATTTGTTCATTTACAATGGCAAGTTCTTTGTTTTTATTTTCACCTACAAATTCCTTGTCCAGGTCCTCAGTTTCAACATCCATTTTAAGGCTCAGCCCAAACAAGATGCTCATAAAAACTGTTACTATGATTATGGATTTATTTATCTTCATTTGAAACCGTCTTTGCAAATTTAAAATCTTTTAGCATATTAATTTTTTCTATGCTGACATTATCATCTTCTTTTACAATAGCTTCAAAGCCATAATTTCTTAAGGAATCCATAACGCCAGTTTTAATGTTTATGGCAGGTATAATCGTGTCCTTGTCTCCAATAGCCTTTATAATAATAGGAGAGCTTACGCTAACGCCATTTATCTCCAAAACCCTTTGAGCGAGTTCAACTTCAGTATATGCAGTGATCCTTTGGCCATTGATTGAAATAGCCTCCGCTCCTGCGGAATTTAAAACTGAAATCAATCTTAAAATTATCTCTGGGTTGTTGTCTATTGAAGATCCACTATCTTCTACACCCTTGGGATTATTTATTGTAATTATAATTCCCTTGCCGCTTACATCTGTCATGCAGGCTAGCTTTTTATATTTTTCAATTTCATCGTACAAGATACTTGTCTTGTCGTCATTTTCTTTGTATTCGTTTTCATAGGCAAGGATTAAATTATTTAAATCTTCTATTTCTTTCCTTTGCCTATCTCTTTCTTCTATTGATTTTTTAAGTTCTGTTGCCAACTCCCTGGACCTGAGCTCTCCGTCCTTGGTTTTTATGGAATTGTTTTTACTAACAGTCCTAACCTGGAGGCCTATAACTATTCCCAAAAGAATTGATACCAGCAAAAGAGCTATGGAATTTTTATTCTTCATCCTTGCCCTCCTTTTTGGGAACTATTACAGCTGGATCCATATTGAGCTTTATAATCTCCGCTGATTTGCCCTGGTCGCTTAAGTTTTCTAGGGCGTTTACAATAAAGTTTAACTTGTACTTTATATTTTCAGCCCTTCCGAAGTCAATTTTTACATTGCCCTCCCTAAGCATGCCAAATTCATTGTTCTTTTGAAAACGGATTTCCTTGTATTTTTTAAGCTCTCCAACCTCCCTGGCTGTATCCAAAATCACCTTTAGAGACTCCAGACTCTCGTCTATTTCAAAAATATTATCCCCTGGCTCCATGGTTTTTATTTCATGTCCTTTTACAAGAGGTAAGACATCTGTGGCCTCAACTCTCTTGAGGACCCTGCCTTCGCTGTCACAAATATAAATTTTCCCGCCTGAGTAATAGCTAAAGTCCTCATCTCTTTCCGTAATAACTATTGAAATTTTATTTTTCGACTCCCTGGATATTTGAACGTCCTTTACATAGGGTAATTTTCTAATATTTTCTTCAGCCGCCTTGA contains:
- a CDS encoding DUF881 domain-containing protein, whose translation is MKNKNSIALLLVSILLGIVIGLQVRTVSKNNSIKTKDGELRSRELATELKKSIEERDRQRKEIEDLNNLILAYENEYKENDDKTSILYDEIEKYKKLACMTDVSGKGIIITINNPKGVEDSGSSIDNNPEIILRLISVLNSAGAEAISINGQRITAYTEVELAQRVLEINGVSVSSPIIIKAIGDKDTIIPAINIKTGVMDSLRNYGFEAIVKEDDNVSIEKINMLKDFKFAKTVSNEDK
- a CDS encoding DUF881 domain-containing protein, giving the protein MKINKSIIIVTVFMSILFGLSLKMDVETEDLDKEFVGENKNKELAIVNEQIRVNKEIISDLNEKVLSLKSLQSPEVMEDHLKHERDKYQELACKTDLTGQGLEIILEDSKDSVFQNTNFGIVHDIDIINIINDLRSNGAEAISINDIRVIETTDVKCGGPVVRIDGVPKAVPFVIRAIGDAEKLYAGLYDTNGYLKLLEEVYSIKVEIKKSDEILIPKKVR
- a CDS encoding cell division protein FtsQ/DivIB, whose translation is MKKMTRKEKRRLEKIRRAGIFMALISVLGVLYLLFNTSFFKLDVIGVSGCKKTTEKEVVDASAFKYGENILKANVKAAEENIRKLPYVKDVQISRESKNKISIVITERDEDFSYYSGGKIYICDSEGRVLKRVEATDVLPLVKGHEIKTMEPGDNIFEIDESLESLKVILDTAREVGELKKYKEIRFQKNNEFGMLREGNVKIDFGRAENIKYKLNFIVNALENLSDQGKSAEIIKLNMDPAVIVPKKEGKDEE
- a CDS encoding small basic family protein — encoded protein: MLIVILGLIVGVMIGVILPYTYNTAYTLYVSVIILASMDSVFGGINASLQDKFENKIFLSGFIGNTIIAVVLTYFGQKVGVPMYYATIVVFGSRIFNNFAEIRRILIKNSIN